DNA from Rosa rugosa chromosome 6, drRosRugo1.1, whole genome shotgun sequence:
GAAAGACCGAGCAATACACGTGTTTCCCCATTATTGGTAAGTTTTCAAAGTCTATACTCTTACTATAGGCATGACCACAACTAACCTAAGACAATCCGAAATCAGATTTTAGGGTAAGAgcatcccaaattcccaattccCAATTGCAGATTTGCAGGCTTGCAGCCTCTCAAGTCTCGACCCCGACTGTACCTCTCTTCATCTCCGACCAAAAATCAACCTCCAACCCCGAGTCCACCTCTCTTCATCTCCGAGACTCCAACTCTACCTCTCTACCTCTCTTCCTCTTCGATGACAACATCATCGAATTCGAGCCACTCGGCTCCATCATCACCTCATTCACCTGTAAGTTCTGAAGCTCCATCGAATTCTCAATGTCCGGTCAATCCAGAAGCTGAAGTTGAGAAAGGAAATGGGAACGAGATTGTTGCTGTCTCCCAACAAGGTGAGAATAAGGAACCAAGTGAACCAACTCCGGCTCATGCAGCAGCAGGTGATGCAACACCAACTCAATCATCTCGGGGTTAGccgaaaaagagaaaaagagagaggcaaACGAAGAAGGTCCAGAGATCGTGGGTGTGGGAGCATTACGATAAGTATGACAGTCCACTCTTCAAAGATGTTGATGGGAAGAAAGAGCAAGTAGGATTTGAGAAACGGGCAAAGTGCAGGTATTGTGGTACTGACCTTGCTGCTGATTCTTCTTTTAATGGTACCAGTACTTTGCGTAGACATGTAGAAAAAGTGTGTAAGAAGTATCCTGGTAGGGAAAATTTAGAAGAAACTCAACAGGTGTTGATTAGTGATGGACAAACTGAACCTACCTTAAATGTTAGCAAAGGCTGGTCACAAGAAGCTTGTGTCCAAGCTGCTTGTGAAATGATAGTTATAGATGAACTACCATTTAGCCATATTGAGAATGAGGGGTTTAGGTGGTTCTGCAAGGTAGCTATTCCTCGATTTGAGGTGCCTTCTAGGAGAAAAATAGTAAGATGCTTCTTGGAGATGTATGAGAGGAAGAAAGAGGAGCTTAGGATGCATTTAAGTGGCCACAGAGTGTGTTTAACTACAGATACTTGGACATCTGTGCAGAACATCAACTACATGGTGTTAACAGCACACTTCATAGATCATGGTTGGAAATTGCACAAGAGAATCCTAAATTTTTGTGTGATTCCCAGTCACAAAGGCACAGCAATAGGAAAGCTGTTAGAAACTTGTTTGGTGCAGTGGAAGATAGATAAGGTTTTGACTGTGTCTATTGATAATGCTAGTGCAAATAAGGTTGCAATTGATTATTTGAGAAGGAAAATGGCAGGATGGAAGAACCCCCCAATTTTTGGTGGCAAGTTCATGCATGTGAGGTGTTTGGCTCACATCTTGAACATTATAGTGAGGGTTGGACTGCATATAATGGATAGAAGCTGTGCAGCAATTAGAAATGCTGTGAAATATATTAGAAGCAGTTCAAGCAGATTGAACTGCTTTAAGCTATGCGTTGAAAAGGAGACGCCTGAATGTCAAAGAATTCCTGTGTTGGATGTTCCAACAAGATGTAATTCCACATTTCTCATGCTTGACACGGCTTTAGAGGTGCGGCCAGCTTTTGATAGGCTGGCTGAGGAGGAGGACCAGAAGTACTCGGGCTACTTAGATGAAGATGAGGAGcttgaggaggaagaagacatTGAAAGTTCAGTTcagaaaaaatcaaaaactgcAAGAAAAAGAGTAGGGCCACCTGTTGATGCAGATTGGGATAAAGCTGAAATTTTTGTCAAGTTCTTGAGGGTTTTTTATGATGTCACAATGAGAATTAGTGCAACCAAAAACCCCACTGCTCATAAGGCTTTTCACGACATTGTGGCGATACAAGCTGAGATTGATACCCTTTTTGTGGAGCTTGAGATGAGTGATGGAAGTGAAACTGAAAAAATAATGGTTGACATGGCAGTGAAGATGAGAAGCAAATTCATAAAGTATTTTGGAAGCATCGATGATATGAATAAGCTGTTATTAGTGGCCCTAGTCTTGGATCCCAGGTTCAAGTTGAAGAATATAAGTCATATTTGTACTGAAATGCTAAGTTACGATGTCGAAACAGTGAAAGCAAAGTACAATGAAGTGAAAGAGTTGTTGCTGTCCTTGACTGATCTGTATGCAAACTCAAGCAATGCCTCTTCAAAGAGTAAAAGCAGCACTGCAACAAGTTGTGTGGTTTCCACTAGTACACAAGCAACAGCCACATCTTCCAAGTCCAAGGACAAGAAAAAAATTAGTGGGAAAATGGCTGACATGTTAGAAGGGTGGCAGCGAGCCCTAGCAGAATCTGAAGAAGTTGTGGTGGAGAGTGAAGTGGATAGGTACCTCCTTGATCCAATGGAGAAGcccaaagaagatgaagattggcAGCTGCTTACATGGTGGAAGATGAATGGCTGCAAATATCCAAACCTCGCAGCCGTTGCAAGGGGTGTACTTGGAATCCAAGTCAGCACAGTCGCATCTGAGTCTTGCTTCAGTACAGGTGGCAGAGTGATTAGGAGTTCTT
Protein-coding regions in this window:
- the LOC133716158 gene encoding zinc finger BED domain-containing protein RICESLEEPER 2-like → MTTSSNSSHSAPSSPHSPVSSEAPSNSQCPVNPEAEVEKGNGNEIVAVSQQGENKEPSEPTPAHAAAGDATPTQSSRDVDGKKEQVGFEKRAKCRYCGTDLAADSSFNGTSTLRRHVEKVCKKYPGRENLEETQQVLISDGQTEPTLNVSKGWSQEACVQAACEMIVIDELPFSHIENEGFRWFCKVAIPRFEVPSRRKIVRCFLEMYERKKEELRMHLSGHRVCLTTDTWTSVQNINYMVLTAHFIDHGWKLHKRILNFCVIPSHKGTAIGKLLETCLVQWKIDKVLTVSIDNASANKVAIDYLRRKMAGWKNPPIFGGKFMHVRCLAHILNIIVRVGLHIMDRSCAAIRNAVKYIRSSSSRLNCFKLCVEKETPECQRIPVLDVPTRCNSTFLMLDTALEVRPAFDRLAEEEDQKYSGYLDEDEELEEEEDIESSVQKKSKTARKRVGPPVDADWDKAEIFVKFLRVFYDVTMRISATKNPTAHKAFHDIVAIQAEIDTLFVELEMSDGSETEKIMVDMAVKMRSKFIKYFGSIDDMNKLLLVALVLDPRFKLKNISHICTEMLSYDVETVKAKYNEVKELLLSLTDLYANSSNASSKSKSSTATSCVVSTSTQATATSSKSKDKKKISGKMADMLEGWQRALAESEEVVVESEVDRYLLDPMEKPKEDEDWQLLTWWKMNGCKYPNLAAVARGVLGIQVSTVASESCFSTGGRVIRSSLTPESVEALICLQNWIRKKDQSDIEYYPSIEELEFYEKNGKRCNSRQGKTSGRTN